In Halovulum dunhuangense, a genomic segment contains:
- a CDS encoding VOC family protein, whose translation MPLRYLHTMVRVKDLEKSLAFYRLLGLEETRRIDNEKGRFTLVFLAPPGQPECPVELTYNWDGDEGLPSDSRHFGHLAYRVDDIYATCQHLMDNGVTINRPPRDGHMAFVRSPDNVSIELLQAGDALPPQEPWASMGNTGHW comes from the coding sequence ATGCCCCTGCGCTACCTGCACACCATGGTCCGGGTGAAGGACCTGGAAAAATCGCTGGCCTTCTACCGCCTGCTGGGGCTGGAGGAAACGCGCCGGATCGACAACGAGAAGGGCCGCTTCACGCTGGTGTTCCTCGCGCCCCCCGGCCAGCCGGAATGCCCCGTCGAGCTGACCTACAACTGGGACGGCGACGAGGGCCTGCCCTCGGACAGCCGCCATTTCGGGCATCTCGCCTACCGGGTGGACGACATCTATGCCACCTGCCAGCACCTGATGGACAATGGCGTGACCATCAACCGGCCCCCCCGCGACGGGCACATGGCCTTCGTGCGCAGCCCCGACAACGTGTCGATCGAGCTCTTGCAGGCCGGCGACGCCCTGCCCCCGCAGGAGCCCTGGGCCAGCATGGGCAATACCGGGCACTGGTGA
- a CDS encoding arsenate reductase family protein, giving the protein MTDLTLYGLPTCDTCRKARKALEGAGHVVTLRDVRMEPLSEAEWAPLLAEFGDRLVNRTSTTYRGFSDFMKASEAEDQLREHPAVMKRPVISDGARWTLGWDEGAQAVWGL; this is encoded by the coding sequence ATGACCGACCTTACCCTCTACGGCCTGCCCACCTGCGACACCTGCCGAAAGGCGCGCAAGGCGCTGGAAGGGGCGGGGCATGTCGTCACCCTTCGCGACGTGCGGATGGAGCCGCTGTCCGAGGCCGAATGGGCGCCGCTGCTGGCCGAATTCGGGGACCGGCTGGTGAACCGCACCTCGACCACCTATCGCGGCTTTTCCGATTTCATGAAGGCCTCCGAGGCCGAGGACCAGCTGCGCGAGCACCCCGCGGTGATGAAGCGGCCCGTGATCTCGGACGGTGCGCGCTGGACGCTGGGCTGGGACGAGGGCG
- a CDS encoding type I restriction endonuclease, with translation MSALEPAIKVIAARVNEHAATIATEEAAKTSVVLPFLQALGYDVFNPAEVIPEFTADAVGKKGEKVDYAVKVDGEMRFLIECKGLSTKLERNHLSQLFRYFTVTDAKFALLTNGREYRFYTDLEEPNKLDQRPFFVFDILDVNPSAFVELRKFEKSAFDMANIMATAERLKYVSAVKAMLLEQMETPSDELVRLVAGVVHDGRLTAQVRDLVGGAIKSAFREVVRDAVQARLSSALQSSELVDSENSVEAVEPVDDIVTTQEEIEGMLTIKSIVRAVIDSKRVGLRDAKSYCAILVDDNNRKPLARLHFNRSQKYIGLFDGETEERIAISGLDDIFQYSERLKETAKRYT, from the coding sequence ATGTCTGCATTGGAACCAGCAATTAAGGTTATCGCTGCCCGCGTGAACGAGCACGCGGCAACTATCGCGACTGAAGAGGCCGCAAAGACTTCGGTTGTACTGCCATTCTTGCAGGCGCTAGGTTATGATGTTTTCAACCCTGCGGAAGTAATACCGGAATTTACGGCCGACGCCGTGGGCAAGAAGGGCGAAAAAGTTGACTATGCCGTAAAAGTTGACGGCGAAATGCGATTTCTCATAGAATGCAAAGGTCTAAGTACCAAGCTTGAAAGAAACCATCTTTCGCAGCTTTTTCGATATTTCACTGTTACTGACGCAAAATTTGCACTTCTGACGAACGGGCGAGAGTACCGTTTCTACACTGACCTAGAGGAGCCCAATAAGCTAGATCAGCGACCGTTTTTCGTGTTTGACATATTGGACGTCAACCCGAGCGCCTTTGTAGAACTTCGGAAATTCGAGAAATCGGCTTTCGATATGGCCAATATCATGGCAACAGCGGAGCGCCTCAAATACGTCTCTGCCGTGAAGGCAATGTTACTCGAACAAATGGAGACGCCCAGCGATGAATTGGTTAGGCTTGTCGCGGGTGTTGTTCATGATGGTCGCCTCACGGCTCAGGTCCGCGATCTAGTCGGTGGCGCGATCAAGTCTGCTTTCCGAGAAGTTGTGCGAGACGCTGTGCAAGCGCGTCTTTCGTCTGCGCTTCAAAGCTCGGAACTTGTGGACTCTGAAAACTCGGTCGAAGCCGTTGAGCCGGTGGACGATATCGTAACGACCCAAGAAGAAATCGAGGGAATGTTGACGATAAAATCTATTGTTCGAGCGGTAATAGACTCCAAGCGAGTTGGTTTGCGGGATGCCAAGTCGTATTGCGCCATTCTCGTTGATGACAATAACCGCAAGCCATTAGCGCGACTTCATTTTAATCGTTCACAAAAGTATATTGGCTTGTTTGACGGGGAGACCGAAGAGCGCATCGCGATTTCGGGTCTCGATGATATTTTTCAATACTCCGAGCGTTTGAAGGAAACGGCGAAGCGTTACACTTAA
- the thyX gene encoding FAD-dependent thymidylate synthase: MSDGTNAQDEIAELRARSAPTRRATVPAMEERLYTPHKVLDHGFVRVIDYMGDDAAIVQAARVSYGAGTKHVSNDAGLINYLMRHWHSTPFEMCEIKLHVKLPVFVARQWIRHRTANVNEYSARYSILDREFYIPAPEQLAAQSTVNNQGRGAVLEGEEAARVLEMLKGDATRSYDHYEAMLSQEGQQGLARELARMNLPANIYTQWYWKIDLHNLFHFLRLRADKHAQYEIRVYAETICEIAKDWVPLAYAAFEDYRLNSVQFSGKAVEVLRRMLAGETVTQETSGMSKGEWREFEGVIHNGS, encoded by the coding sequence ATGTCGGACGGGACCAACGCACAGGACGAAATCGCGGAACTGCGCGCCCGGAGCGCACCCACCCGCCGCGCGACGGTGCCCGCGATGGAGGAACGGCTTTATACGCCGCACAAGGTGCTCGACCACGGCTTCGTGCGGGTGATCGACTACATGGGCGACGACGCGGCCATCGTGCAGGCCGCGCGCGTGAGTTACGGGGCGGGGACGAAGCACGTCTCGAACGATGCGGGGCTGATCAACTACCTGATGCGGCACTGGCACTCGACGCCCTTCGAGATGTGCGAGATCAAGCTGCATGTGAAGCTGCCCGTCTTCGTCGCCCGCCAGTGGATCCGCCACCGCACGGCCAACGTGAACGAGTATTCGGCGCGCTACTCGATCCTCGACCGCGAGTTCTACATCCCCGCGCCCGAGCAGCTGGCCGCCCAGAGCACGGTCAACAACCAGGGCCGGGGTGCGGTGCTTGAGGGCGAGGAGGCCGCCCGCGTGCTGGAGATGCTGAAGGGCGACGCCACGCGCTCCTACGACCATTACGAGGCGATGCTGAGCCAGGAGGGCCAGCAGGGGCTGGCGCGGGAGCTTGCCCGGATGAACCTGCCCGCCAACATCTACACCCAGTGGTACTGGAAGATCGACCTTCACAACCTGTTCCACTTCCTGCGGCTGCGGGCCGACAAGCACGCGCAATACGAGATCCGCGTCTATGCCGAGACGATCTGCGAGATCGCGAAGGACTGGGTGCCGCTGGCCTATGCCGCCTTCGAGGATTACCGCCTCAATAGTGTCCAATTCTCGGGGAAGGCTGTCGAAGTCCTGCGCCGCATGCTGGCCGGAGAGACGGTCACGCAGGAGACCTCGGGCATGAGCAAGGGGGAATGGCGGGAATTTGAGGGGGTGATCCATAACGGATCGTAA